From Candoia aspera isolate rCanAsp1 chromosome 4, rCanAsp1.hap2, whole genome shotgun sequence, a single genomic window includes:
- the WRAP53 gene encoding telomerase Cajal body protein 1 has product MEAELSAEGQVVLELQQPTDHEEEAEERSGPARKVPRLNGAQEDENTAGRAPSRGAEESRSEDTAQGFEEGLENGKKEGTADEGGALTNQGEYYFPAYDFSEAPRLLTGSWAEYSHVPENFLKGCKWAPDGTCLLTNSADNTLRIYNLPTELYAEEWGTVAEMSPVLHMAEGDTIYDYCWFPLMNSSDPQSCFVASSSRDNPIHVWDAFCGDLRASFRPYNHLDELTAAHSLCFTPDGAQLFCGFDKMVRVFNTSRPGRMCENRPTFAKRQGQSGIISCIAFSPTQPLYACTSYSKTVGLYSRAEGDPLAMLLGHRGGVTHALFSPDGSYLFTGGRKAAEILCWDLRQPGEIVFALSRTVATNQRLYFDVDPSGKYLLSGNTNGLITVWDTTQPPSSGPPAVLQPILQFQAVGDCINGISLHPSLPLLASASGQRKFPDLLDSGEDEEKEGGDRLPGHPGAQGDNSLRLWWCSSAAGVGEAVS; this is encoded by the exons ATGGAAGCTGAGTTGTCTGCGGAGGGTCAGGTTGTCCTGGAATTGCAACAGCCGACCGACCACGAAGAGGAAGCTGAGGAAAGGTCTGGGCCAGCTCGTAAAGTGCCAAGGCTAAACGGGGCTCAGGAAGACGAAAATACTGCTGGCCGGGCACCTTCTCGAGGGGCAGAAGAATCCAGGTCCGAGGACACCGCCCAGGGCTTTGAGGAAGGGCTggaaaatgggaagaaggaaggaacagctGACGAGGGGGGAGCGTTGACCAACCAAGGAGAATACTA CTTTCCAGCATATGACTTTTCGGAGGCCCCCCGACTTTTGACGGGCTCCTGGGCGGAGTATAGTCATGTCCCAGAGAACTTCCTGAAGGGCTGCAAATG ggCTCCTGACGGGACTTGCCTGCTTACCAACAGTGCCGACAACACCCTGCGCATATACAACCTTCCCACAGAGCTGTATGCAGAGGAGTGGGGGACTGTTGCCGAAATG agcCCCGTCCTGCACATGGCGGAAGGAGATACCATCTACGACTACTGCTGGTTCCCGCTGATGAATTCTTCTGACCCGCAGAGTTGTTT TGTCGCCAGCAGCAGTCGTGACAACCCCATCCACGTGTGGGACGCCTTCTGTGGGGATCTGCGGGCCTCCTTTCGCCCTTACAATCACCTC GATGAGTTAACGGCCGCCCACTCCCTCTGCTTCACTCCCGACGGCGCCCAGCTCTTCTGCGGGTTCGACAAGATGGTGCGAGTGTTCAACACATCGCGACCCGGTCGGATGTGCGAGAACAGGCCCACTTTTG CAAAGAGGCAAGGCCAGAGTGGGATTATCTCTTGCATTGCCTTCAGCCCGACTCAGCCGCTGTACGCCTGCACGTCCTACTCGAAGACCGTCGGCCTCTATTCCCGCGCAGAGGGGGACCCATTGGCCATGCTTCTTGGGCACCGTGGCGGCGTCACCCACGCGCTCTTTTCACCGGATGGCAGTTACCTTTTCACCGGTGGCCGCAAG GCCGCTGAGATTCTTTGCTGGGACCTTCGACAGCCGGGCGAAATTGTCTTCGCTCTCTCCAGAACCGTGGCCACCAATCAGAGACTCTATTTTGACGTGGATCC GAGTGGGAAGTATTTGCTGAGTGGGAACACCAATGGGCTCATTACAGTCTGGGACACCACCCAGCCTCCTTCCTCTGGCCCCCCAGCTGTGTTACAGCCCATCCTGCAGTTCCAAGCCGTGGGGGACTGCATTAATGGGATCAG TCTCCACCCCAGCCTGCCGCTGTTGGCCAGCGCCTCTGGCCAGCGTAAATTTCCTGACCTGCTGGACAGCGGGGAGGACgaggagaaagaaggaggggACCGCCTGCCTGGTCATCCTGGGGCGCAGGGCGACAACTCTCTTCGGCTGTGGTGGTGCTCCTCGGCCGCTGGAGTCGGGGAGGCCGTGTCCTAG